In the Malassezia vespertilionis chromosome 1, complete sequence genome, one interval contains:
- the RMT2 gene encoding type IV protein arginine methyltransferase (EggNog:ENOG503NXSV; COG:E) has protein sequence MAQSLSKVRQDRNYALLRAAEVGDIEQCKLLFYPDHAPPASEDNWDGSADVWFADELLGWDALHYAADQGHADIIKLLLKHGALWNAVDKLGFTAAEVAWSKNATKCYALLFEEGVRKSFLTDLLMRKAQLHASVPMNAQDSTHQEAHFDGASLTLVPGTQNEVAADNPQFLQSKLFFEQDERGEWRCMDVDKNVVMAEWESDIMQASAEALCEAQKPAFSVLNVGFGLGIIDQAIQRHNPGRHVIIEPHPDVLAFIKAQGWDLLPNVEILPGRWEDYLLPTKDSDGEDVYPPYIGEFDAVYFDTYSQDYQATNPFFYQVFTRVSELDLRDIGLVTSWKTLYPTVEEASWQGVKRKYWSLDQYYLPISHMQHVG, from the exons ATGGCGCAAAGCCTGTCGAAAGTACGGCAAGATCGCAATTACGCGCTGTTGCGTGCCGCAGAGGTCGGCGATATAGAGCAGTGCAAGTTGCTTTTTTATCCTGATCATGCGCCTCCTGCGTCAGAAGATAATTGGGACGGCTCCGCGGATGTTTGGTTTGCGGACGAGCTTCTCGGTTGGGACGCATTGCATTATGCGGCGGATCAAGGACATGCCGACATCATCAAGCTGCTATTAAAGCACGGTGCTTTGTGGAATGCTGTGGATAAGCTGGGGTTTACAGCTGCGGAAGTTGCGTGGTCGAAAAATGCGACGAAATGTTACGCACTGCTATTCGAAGAAggcgtgcgcaaatcgTTCCTGACCGACTTGCTTatgcgcaaagcgcaaTTGCACGCATCTGTGCCTATGAATGCACAGGACTCGACGCATCAAGAGGCGCATTtcgacggcgcgtcgctcaCGTTGGTCCCAGGGACGCAAAATGAAGTCGCCGCAGACAATCCGCAGTTTCTCCAAAGCAAACTCTTTTTTGAGCAAGACGAGCGCGGAGAATGGCGGTGCATGGATGTGGACAAGAATGTGGTTATGGCTGAATGGGAGAGTGACATCATGCAGGCGTCGGCGGAAGCGCTGTGCGAAGCTCAGAAGCCAGCATTTTCCGTACTCAATGTGGGATTCGGTCTGGGCATTATTGACCAAGCCATCCAACGGCACAATCCAGGGAGACATGTCATTATTGAACCACATCCAGACGTGCTTGCATTTATCAAAGCGCAAGGCTGGGATCTGCTGCCCAACGTGGAGATCTTACCGGGCAGGTGGGAAGACTATCTTCTGCCAACGAAGGACAGCGACGGCGAAGATGTGTACCCGCCGTACATTGGCGAATTTGACGCTGTGTATTTCGATACCTACTCGCAGGACTACCAAG CCACGAATCCATTCTTTTACCAAGTGTTCACACGCGTGAGTGAGCTTGATTTGCGCGATATTGGACTGGTGACATCGTGGAAGACGCTATACCCAACGGTGGAGGAAGCGAGTTGGCAAGGCGTGAAGCGCAAGTACTGGAGCCTTGATCAATACTACCTTCCCATTTCGCACATGCAACACGTAGGATAA
- the NUP49 gene encoding glutathionyl-hydroquinone reductase (EggNog:ENOG503NVIM; COG:U; COG:Y) yields the protein MSLFGASSSAATATGFPRSSSFPAQPAAPKPAFSFGGTTAPSAAEQKPGGLFSSTAGAPTSGTGLFGAQSNAPQPQKPAGGLFGMQAQQPPANTSFFGASQPAQPPGTTAGGLFGNSQQAQQPAQAGTGFFGATQTSAPTGGLFGSSAQPSNTGNLATNTQPATGGLFGAQPKPFGTSTLPFNAQPVAHASPLMQSNFYQRERFNELPEPQQKVLEEMEKFITGQVQIKNELHARDQSTDMRHLMAGIQDFRSMQEALSASLEADTMRVQSIATSVGKDRDDNVHLYQIATNAKDRLSDGASFVDWLRQFYEGAADDFVVRIQRYRVTMEQIERHLLSLEQREQFAPQGMSYVCI from the coding sequence ATGTCACTTTTTGGCGCATCCAGTAGTGCAGCAACGGCCACTGGCTTCCCTCGATCTTCGTCCTTTCCAGCACAGCCTGCTGCTCCTAAGCCCGCTTTTTCATTTGGCGGTACGACTGCGCCGTCGGCCGCGGAGCAGAAGCCAGGCGGCCTGTTTAGCAGCACTGCAGGAGCACCGACGTCCGGGACAGGCTTGTTTGGCGCTCAGAGtaatgcgccgcagccacAAAAACCTGCAGGTGGCTTATTTGgtatgcaggcgcagcagccgccTGCCAACACGAGCTTTTTCGGCGCATCACAGCCAGCACAACCGCCCGGCACAACCGCAGGCGGACTCTTTGGCAACTCACAGCAAGCACAACAGCCGGCCCAAGCAGGCACAGGCTTCTTTGGCGCTACACAGACGTCCGCTCCAACGGGTGGACTCTTTGGCAGTAGTGCGCAGCCCAGCAACACAGGGAATTTGGCTACCAATACCCAGCCGGCCACCGGCGGATTGTTCGGCGCGCAACCGAAACCTTTCGGCACCTCTACACTCCCTTTTAATGCACAGCCCGTAGCGCATGCATCGCCTTTGATGCAAAGCAATTTTTACCAGCGCGAAAGGTTTAATGAGCTGCCCGAGCCGCAGCAAAAGGTGTTGGAAGAGATGGAAAAATTTATTACCGGCCAAGTCCAGATAAAGAAtgagctgcacgcgcgcgaccAAAGCACCGACATGCGTCACCTCATGGCCGGTATTCAAGATTTTCGATCGAtgcaagaagcgctttCTGCCTCGTTAGAGGCCGATACCATGCGTGTCCAATCCATCGCGACGTCGGTGGGCAAAGATCGCGACGATAATGTGCACCTGTACCAGATCGCGACGAATGCCAAAGACCGGCTGAGCGATGGCGCAAGCTTTGTCGACTGGCTGCGCCAATTTTACGAGGGCGCAGCGGACGATTTTGTCGTTCGTATTCAACGATACCGCGTCACCATGGAACAGATCGAGCGGCATTTGCTCTCGCTCGAACAGCGCGAACAATTCGCGCCCCAAGGTATGTCTTATGTTTGTATCTAA